Proteins found in one Candidatus Amarolinea dominans genomic segment:
- a CDS encoding MaoC family dehydratase — MTGKYFDELTVGMRIQHSLGRTVTEMDNVLFSALTMNSQPLHLNEDFASRTSFGQRIVNGIFTLGLVVGLTVPELTEGTIVANLSYERVTHPRPVYHGDTIYVETEVLEMRDSASKPDRGLVRLRHIGKNQAGMVVIELERTVLFLKRPI, encoded by the coding sequence ATGACGGGCAAGTATTTTGACGAGCTGACGGTGGGGATGCGGATCCAACACAGCCTGGGGCGCACGGTGACGGAGATGGATAATGTGCTTTTCAGTGCTCTGACGATGAACTCGCAGCCGCTGCATCTGAATGAGGACTTTGCCAGCCGCACGTCGTTTGGGCAGCGCATCGTCAACGGCATTTTTACGCTGGGGCTGGTGGTGGGGTTGACTGTGCCGGAACTGACGGAAGGCACGATTGTGGCCAACCTGTCCTATGAACGGGTGACCCATCCACGCCCTGTCTATCATGGCGACACGATCTACGTGGAGACAGAGGTGCTGGAAATGCGGGATTCCGCCTCCAAGCCCGACCGCGGCCTGGTGCGGCTGCGTCACATTGGCAAGAATCAGGCCGGTATGGTAGTGATTGAATTGGAACGGACGGTACTTTTTCTGAAGCGACCAATCTGA